One stretch of Streptomyces sp. 135 DNA includes these proteins:
- a CDS encoding MMPL family transporter, with amino-acid sequence MIRALTGYSTRNPWKVIAFWAVLGIVLSALTPTLMGRVTQNQTGDFLPRSYDSAAALHIAEERFGADPDATTVTVLVAREDGEPLTAADRKRIAAEAAKLANRRVTMPREDDRPKFLVPDRSQTPRVAPAMTAPDRSFELLSVQLIGNPTDPGVQGVYRTFRDSARTQFSEAGMRTGFTGGLADLVDTTDSHETAAKVGSALLMGLIILLNVRAFRSVPAAVLPLLAVVMIGGAAGGAVAGAALLTGRKLDAGTPDLITVVLLGIGIDYLLFLLFRFREQLRARPGQSAREAAEQVSGRVGTAITSAALTIVAAFATLGVATFGQFRSMGPAIAVAVLVMLIGSLTLLPALLAAAGRKMFWPSRTLDHEPREGRAARLGALVTRRPLTMLLGSVAVLAALAAGLIGIRMDYGRGDSGDRTPSSATTAEISRALPAGVSDPTSVFVTAKGDGTLTIARLDGLSRGLKQVKGVGQVAPTVLSKDRGAARIDLYPTADPQSQEARDLASGPIRSAAARHTPAGATAHVGGTAAIFADISTAVDHDLRIVFPVAAGLIALILLLLLRSLLAPLILMLSVGFGFAATLGAATLLFQHGLGEPGISYTLPLVLFLFVVALGTDYNILIADRIREEMRRPGPARTAVARAVRHTAPAIGTAGLVLAASFASLATVPGNEQMAFATTLGILLSALVLSLVLVPALAALLGRSLWWPLRARPVEGGHAQRGTPAPVSGPGQVKTY; translated from the coding sequence ACCACGGTGACGGTGCTGGTCGCCCGGGAGGACGGCGAGCCCCTCACCGCCGCCGACCGCAAGCGGATCGCGGCCGAGGCGGCGAAGCTCGCGAACCGCCGGGTCACCATGCCGAGGGAGGACGACCGGCCGAAGTTCCTGGTCCCGGACCGCTCCCAGACGCCGCGGGTCGCCCCGGCGATGACGGCGCCCGACCGCAGTTTCGAACTGCTCTCCGTCCAGCTGATCGGGAACCCCACGGACCCCGGGGTCCAGGGCGTCTACCGGACGTTCCGGGACTCCGCCCGGACGCAGTTCTCCGAGGCGGGGATGCGCACCGGTTTCACCGGCGGGCTCGCCGACCTCGTCGACACCACCGACTCCCACGAGACCGCCGCGAAGGTCGGCAGCGCCCTGCTCATGGGGCTCATCATCCTGCTCAACGTACGGGCGTTCCGCAGCGTGCCGGCGGCCGTGCTGCCGCTGCTCGCCGTCGTCATGATCGGTGGCGCGGCGGGCGGAGCCGTCGCGGGCGCCGCGCTGCTCACCGGGCGCAAGCTCGACGCGGGCACCCCGGATCTGATCACCGTGGTCCTGCTCGGCATCGGCATCGACTACCTGCTGTTCCTGCTGTTCCGTTTCCGCGAGCAACTGCGGGCGAGGCCGGGGCAGTCCGCCCGCGAGGCGGCCGAGCAGGTCTCCGGCCGGGTGGGCACCGCGATCACCTCGGCGGCGCTGACGATCGTGGCCGCGTTCGCCACGCTGGGTGTGGCGACCTTCGGGCAGTTCCGTTCGATGGGCCCCGCGATCGCCGTCGCGGTCCTGGTGATGCTCATCGGCAGCCTCACCCTGCTCCCGGCGCTGCTCGCGGCCGCCGGACGCAAGATGTTCTGGCCCTCCCGGACCCTCGACCACGAGCCGCGCGAGGGCCGGGCCGCCCGCCTCGGCGCGCTGGTCACCCGGCGGCCGCTGACGATGCTGCTCGGCTCCGTGGCCGTGCTCGCCGCCCTGGCCGCCGGGCTGATCGGCATCCGTATGGACTACGGCCGGGGCGACTCCGGTGACCGGACGCCCTCCTCCGCCACCACGGCCGAGATATCCCGCGCGCTGCCGGCCGGTGTGTCGGACCCGACGAGCGTCTTCGTCACCGCCAAGGGCGACGGCACCCTCACCATCGCCCGGCTCGACGGCCTCTCCCGCGGGCTCAAGCAGGTCAAGGGCGTGGGCCAGGTCGCGCCGACCGTCCTGAGCAAGGACCGCGGTGCCGCCCGGATCGACCTGTATCCGACCGCGGACCCGCAGAGCCAGGAGGCCCGCGACCTGGCCTCCGGCCCGATCCGGTCGGCGGCCGCCCGGCACACGCCCGCCGGGGCGACGGCGCACGTCGGCGGGACGGCGGCGATCTTCGCCGACATATCGACCGCCGTCGATCACGACCTGAGGATCGTGTTCCCGGTCGCCGCCGGACTGATCGCGCTGATCCTGCTGTTGCTCCTGCGCAGCCTGCTCGCCCCGCTGATCCTGATGCTCTCCGTCGGGTTCGGCTTCGCCGCGACCCTCGGCGCCGCCACGCTCCTCTTCCAGCACGGTCTCGGTGAGCCGGGCATCAGCTACACCCTGCCGCTGGTGCTGTTCCTGTTCGTCGTGGCGCTGGGCACCGACTACAACATCCTGATCGCCGACCGGATCCGCGAGGAGATGCGGCGACCGGGCCCGGCGCGGACCGCCGTGGCCCGCGCGGTACGGCACACCGCCCCGGCCATCGGGACGGCGGGCCTGGTGCTTGCCGCCTCCTTCGCCTCCCTCGCCACGGTCCCCGGCAACGAGCAGATGGCCTTCGCGACGACGCTCGGCATCCTGCTCTCCGCGCTCGTCCTGTCGCTGGTCCTGGTGCCCGCGCTGGCCGCGCTCCTCGGCCGGTCCCTCTGGTGGCCACTGCGCGCGCGGCCCGTCGAAGGGGGCCACGCACAGCGCGGGACACCGGCGCCGGTCTCGGGGCCCGGCCAGGTCAAGACGTACTGA
- a CDS encoding isochorismatase family cysteine hydrolase encodes MSSALLVMDVQQAIVDIADDGSGYLPRLRKAIDGARAADMPVIYVVIALRPGFPEVGTRNKPLAAIARAGLYVEGAPGTEIHPDVAPRPGDVVVTKRRASAFSGSDLDVVLRARGIHSLVLTGIATSAVVLSTLCQANDMDFGLTVLSDACLDTDPEVHRVLVERLFPQWADVVTVDEWVKAIAPR; translated from the coding sequence ATGAGCAGCGCCCTTCTGGTGATGGACGTCCAACAGGCCATCGTGGACATCGCCGACGACGGTTCCGGGTATCTGCCACGTCTGCGCAAGGCGATCGACGGGGCCCGGGCGGCGGACATGCCCGTCATCTACGTGGTCATCGCGCTGCGCCCCGGCTTTCCCGAAGTCGGCACGCGCAACAAGCCTCTCGCCGCCATCGCACGGGCCGGTCTCTACGTCGAGGGCGCGCCCGGCACCGAGATCCACCCCGACGTCGCGCCCCGGCCGGGCGACGTGGTGGTCACCAAGCGGCGGGCGAGCGCGTTCTCCGGCAGCGATCTCGACGTGGTGCTGCGGGCGCGCGGCATCCACAGCCTCGTACTCACCGGCATCGCCACCAGCGCCGTGGTGCTCTCCACCCTGTGCCAGGCGAACGACATGGACTTCGGCCTCACCGTGCTCTCCGACGCCTGCCTGGACACCGACCCGGAAGTGCACCGGGTCCTCGTCGAGCGGCTGTTCCCGCAGTGGGCGGACGTCGTCACCGTCGACGAGTGGGTCAAGGCGATCGCACCTCGATAG
- a CDS encoding RICIN domain-containing protein has protein sequence MLRFRSPRPYAAAPPLVLVLALVLALLTVGGPAARPATAAAGQGINIAATHTGMCLEVATQATGEPVRQRRCAGREGASWSLRESAVYGGAVQIVSVLSGKCMAVENSSADNGAAVVQADCDNRPGTSFQFEDHEEAALVHPMTAGPRKCLEVTSSATTDGTALRQWSCDRQPGANFVQGNFRGLQEGWIKIRPASAPGLCLTEGRAGFLNAPVAVQRSCAQATSPRTYLVPQGNSLFKLQWHSTQAGIRCLTIFIVSSVADMLEPTTNCAGANVFYIEAVDTPVPNTYRIYTLYTSDRKYCVGISDSSTAEGATAKQAPCADRTDQVFFIDSV, from the coding sequence ATGCTGAGGTTCCGTTCACCCCGTCCGTACGCGGCCGCCCCGCCCCTGGTCCTCGTCCTGGCGCTGGTCCTGGCCCTGCTGACGGTCGGCGGCCCGGCGGCCCGGCCCGCGACCGCCGCCGCGGGCCAGGGGATCAACATCGCCGCGACCCACACCGGCATGTGCCTGGAGGTGGCCACGCAGGCGACCGGCGAGCCCGTCAGACAGCGGCGCTGCGCCGGGCGGGAGGGAGCGTCGTGGAGCCTGCGGGAATCCGCGGTATACGGCGGGGCGGTGCAGATCGTCAGCGTCCTCAGCGGCAAGTGCATGGCGGTGGAGAACTCCAGCGCCGACAACGGAGCCGCCGTCGTACAGGCGGACTGCGACAACCGGCCCGGGACGAGCTTCCAGTTCGAGGACCACGAGGAAGCCGCGCTGGTACACCCGATGACGGCCGGACCGCGCAAGTGCCTTGAGGTCACCTCCTCCGCCACCACGGACGGCACGGCACTGCGCCAGTGGTCCTGTGACCGCCAACCGGGCGCGAACTTCGTCCAGGGGAACTTCCGGGGACTCCAGGAAGGCTGGATCAAGATCCGTCCGGCGAGCGCGCCCGGGCTGTGCCTGACCGAGGGACGCGCTGGATTCCTGAACGCCCCGGTCGCCGTGCAGCGTTCGTGCGCGCAGGCCACGTCGCCGCGCACGTACCTCGTGCCGCAGGGCAACAGCCTGTTCAAGTTGCAGTGGCACAGCACCCAGGCCGGCATCCGCTGCCTCACCATCTTCATCGTCAGCTCGGTGGCCGACATGCTGGAGCCCACGACCAACTGCGCGGGAGCCAACGTCTTCTACATCGAGGCGGTCGACACGCCCGTGCCCAACACCTACCGGATCTACACGCTCTACACGTCCGACCGGAAGTACTGCGTGGGGATCAGCGACAGCTCCACGGCCGAGGGTGCCACGGCCAAACAGGCGCCCTGCGCCGACCGCACCGACCAGGTGTTCTTCATCGACTCCGTGTGA
- a CDS encoding glycoside hydrolase family 5 protein, with protein sequence MRLATAAGALLALAASILTAPSPAQAADEGARSRAEARNGTRAVPGFHVAGGRLLDATGKDFVLRGVNHAHTWYPSRTAQALKDVKALGANSVRVVLSTGDRWAKNDTADVAAVVAQCKQNRLVCVLEAHDTTGYGEQSGAISLARAVDYWISVKGAVQGQEKYVILNIGNEPHGNSGYASWTSDTKNALARMRTAGFHHTLMADAPNWGQDWSFTMRDRAAEVFAADPRRNTVFSVHMYGVFNTADKVKSYLNRFTSQRLPIVVGEFGDMHSDGDPDEAAIMSTARQLGVGYLGWSWSGNGGGVEYLDMATGFDASRLTSWGQRIFHGADGIQQTAKEAGVFTGSRAAKGSRAAG encoded by the coding sequence ATGAGACTGGCCACCGCGGCGGGAGCGTTGCTGGCCCTCGCCGCGTCCATACTGACGGCGCCCTCCCCCGCGCAGGCCGCGGATGAGGGGGCCAGGAGCCGGGCCGAGGCGCGGAACGGGACACGGGCCGTACCGGGCTTCCACGTCGCCGGAGGGCGCCTGCTCGACGCGACCGGCAAGGACTTCGTCCTGCGCGGCGTGAACCACGCCCACACCTGGTATCCGAGCAGGACCGCGCAGGCGCTGAAGGACGTCAAGGCGCTCGGCGCCAACTCCGTACGTGTCGTACTCTCCACTGGTGACCGCTGGGCCAAGAACGACACCGCCGATGTCGCCGCCGTCGTCGCACAGTGCAAGCAGAACCGGCTCGTCTGCGTCCTGGAGGCCCACGACACCACCGGCTACGGCGAGCAGAGCGGAGCCATCTCCCTCGCGCGCGCCGTGGACTACTGGATCAGCGTCAAGGGCGCGGTGCAGGGCCAGGAGAAATACGTCATCCTGAACATCGGGAACGAGCCGCACGGCAATTCCGGCTACGCGTCATGGACGTCCGACACCAAGAACGCCCTCGCCCGCATGCGCACGGCCGGGTTCCACCACACGCTCATGGCCGACGCCCCCAACTGGGGCCAGGACTGGTCGTTCACCATGCGCGACCGTGCCGCAGAGGTATTCGCCGCGGATCCTCGGCGGAACACGGTGTTCTCGGTCCACATGTACGGCGTATTCAACACGGCCGACAAAGTGAAAAGTTACCTCAACCGGTTCACCTCGCAGCGTCTACCCATCGTCGTGGGCGAGTTCGGCGACATGCACTCGGACGGTGACCCGGACGAGGCCGCCATCATGTCCACCGCGCGCCAACTCGGCGTGGGCTATCTCGGCTGGTCCTGGAGCGGCAACGGCGGCGGTGTCGAGTATCTGGACATGGCCACGGGCTTCGACGCCTCCCGGCTCACCTCCTGGGGGCAGCGGATCTTCCACGGCGCCGACGGCATCCAGCAGACCGCGAAGGAGGCCGGCGTCTTCACCGGCTCCCGTGCAGCGAAGGGCAGCCGGGCGGCCGGCTGA
- a CDS encoding LacI family DNA-binding transcriptional regulator, whose product MSGTQRVTIKDVAARAGVSKGAVSLAFNHKPGVSEATRERIFTVARELGWAPSATARSLSNRRVDIVGLALCRPARLLGLEPFYMDFISGIESILAERSCSLLLRLVRDLDEEIALYKEWWRGRMIAGAILVDFREDDPRVPSLQGLGLPAVAVGHPSLTGPFPAVWTDDASAVAEAVRYLAALGHRRIARVGGPADLGHSAIRARAFTAVTRELGLDQERQIATGFDEKEGARATRTLLLAADRPTAIVYDNDIMAVAGAGVAAEMGFTVPDDLSLLAWDDSQLCRITHPTMSAMSHDVHQFGAEVARVLFDVVNGTDTDGLQVPTPSLTPRGSTAPAPGS is encoded by the coding sequence GTGAGCGGCACCCAGCGCGTCACCATCAAGGACGTCGCGGCCCGGGCCGGGGTCTCCAAGGGGGCGGTGTCGCTCGCCTTCAACCACAAGCCCGGCGTCTCCGAGGCCACCCGCGAGCGGATCTTCACGGTCGCCCGCGAGCTGGGCTGGGCCCCCAGCGCCACCGCCCGCAGCCTGTCGAACCGCCGGGTCGACATCGTCGGGCTCGCCCTGTGCCGGCCGGCCCGGCTGCTCGGCCTCGAACCGTTCTACATGGACTTCATCTCCGGCATCGAGAGCATCCTCGCGGAGCGGTCGTGCTCGCTGCTGCTGCGCCTGGTGCGCGACCTCGACGAGGAGATCGCGCTCTACAAGGAGTGGTGGCGCGGCCGGATGATCGCCGGCGCGATCCTGGTGGACTTCCGCGAGGACGACCCGAGGGTCCCGTCCCTCCAGGGCCTCGGCCTGCCCGCCGTGGCGGTCGGGCATCCCTCCCTCACCGGGCCCTTCCCGGCGGTATGGACGGACGACGCGTCCGCGGTCGCCGAGGCCGTCCGTTACCTCGCCGCCCTCGGGCACCGGCGCATCGCCCGCGTCGGCGGCCCGGCCGACCTCGGGCACAGCGCGATCCGGGCCCGCGCCTTCACCGCCGTCACCCGGGAACTGGGGCTGGACCAGGAGCGGCAGATCGCCACGGGGTTCGACGAGAAGGAGGGGGCCCGTGCCACCCGCACTCTGCTGCTCGCCGCCGACCGGCCGACGGCGATCGTCTACGACAACGACATCATGGCCGTCGCGGGCGCGGGTGTCGCCGCTGAGATGGGGTTCACCGTCCCCGACGATCTGTCGCTGCTGGCCTGGGACGACTCGCAGTTGTGCCGGATCACCCACCCGACGATGTCGGCCATGAGCCACGACGTGCACCAGTTCGGCGCCGAGGTGGCACGTGTCCTCTTCGACGTGGTCAACGGCACCGACACGGACGGCCTTCAGGTGCCGACGCCATCGCTGACCCCGCGTGGCTCCACCGCGCCGGCGCCGGGTTCGTAG
- a CDS encoding glycoside hydrolase family 2 protein — translation MKDVTQLTEGWRLRHGEELLEARVPGCVHTDLLAAQALADPFLGRNETDAAWVGRRAWTYVRRLDDDSGHQRTDLVFEGLDTAAYITLAGRPVGTTRNMHRGYRFDVTGRTGELEVRFASAYDEAAAVRAVTGERPNVYPEPSQYIRKMACNFGWDWGPTLVTAGIWRPVRLEHWSTARLARVRPLVTVEGETGRVELRLELERTPQGRGRTLHAEAEVAGVRAETVVTGDEAVLRLDVPDPRLWWPRGYGEQPLYDLRLTLRDDSDDSDDSDDRDDSGLLDTWHRRIGFRTVELDRSADEHGTGFTLVVNGVRIFARGVNWIPDDAFPSRITPERYRTRLTQAADANVDLVRVWGGGIYEDEAFYDACDELGLMVWQDFLFACSAYPEEQPLRREVEAEARDNVVRLMPHASLVLWNGNNENLWGFRDWDWEGPLAGDSWGEGYYLGLLPRVVAELDPTRPYTAGSPWSGSWDHHPNDPAHGTHHSWEVWNRQDYAEYRASVPRFVAEFGWQAPPAWATLRRALLGEELAPDSPGMLHHQKAEEGNDKLNRGVARHFPLPEGDFDRWHYLTQLVQARAVAAGIEHWRAHWPVCAGTVVWQLNDCWPVTSWSAIDGDGRLKPLHHELRRVYADRLLTLQPGADGLVLAAVNQSARPWRTTVTLRRLDAEGATLDEAVLDVAAGARSVARLAVPASLVPDERSAKEFLVADGGDAGDGEGRLRALHFPVPDKDFAYPRPRYDVALEPVPGPGDRVDVVVSAHTLVRDLLLQPDRLGPAAACDSGRQTLLPGERTRIRVHGCGAVGIQDIRAALFCVDVR, via the coding sequence ATGAAGGACGTCACCCAGCTCACCGAGGGCTGGCGGCTGCGCCACGGGGAGGAACTCCTTGAGGCCCGGGTGCCCGGCTGCGTCCACACCGACCTGCTGGCGGCGCAGGCCCTCGCGGACCCCTTCCTCGGCCGCAACGAAACGGACGCCGCGTGGGTGGGGCGCCGCGCCTGGACCTACGTCCGGCGCCTCGACGACGACAGCGGCCACCAGCGCACCGACCTCGTCTTCGAGGGCCTCGACACGGCCGCGTACATCACCCTCGCGGGCCGCCCCGTCGGCACCACCCGCAACATGCACCGCGGGTACCGGTTCGACGTCACGGGACGCACCGGTGAACTGGAGGTCCGGTTCGCCTCCGCCTACGACGAGGCCGCTGCCGTCCGGGCGGTGACGGGGGAGCGGCCCAACGTCTATCCCGAGCCCTCGCAGTACATCCGCAAGATGGCGTGCAACTTCGGCTGGGACTGGGGCCCGACGCTGGTCACCGCGGGCATCTGGCGGCCGGTGCGGCTCGAGCACTGGTCCACCGCGCGCCTCGCCCGCGTGCGCCCCCTGGTCACGGTGGAGGGGGAGACCGGCCGGGTCGAGCTGCGGCTGGAACTGGAACGCACCCCGCAGGGGCGGGGACGCACGCTGCACGCCGAGGCCGAGGTGGCCGGCGTCCGCGCCGAAACCGTCGTCACCGGTGACGAGGCGGTGCTGCGCCTCGACGTTCCCGACCCGCGTCTGTGGTGGCCCCGCGGCTACGGCGAACAGCCCCTGTACGACCTCCGCCTCACCCTGCGCGACGACAGCGACGACAGCGACGACAGCGACGACCGCGACGACAGCGGCCTTCTCGACACCTGGCACCGCCGGATCGGCTTCCGCACCGTCGAGCTGGACCGCTCGGCCGACGAGCACGGCACGGGCTTCACCCTCGTGGTCAACGGAGTACGGATCTTCGCCCGCGGCGTCAACTGGATCCCCGACGACGCCTTTCCCTCCCGGATCACCCCCGAGCGCTACCGCACGCGTCTGACTCAGGCCGCCGACGCCAACGTCGACCTGGTAAGGGTGTGGGGCGGCGGCATCTACGAGGACGAGGCCTTCTACGACGCCTGCGACGAGCTCGGCCTGATGGTCTGGCAGGACTTCCTCTTCGCCTGCTCCGCCTACCCGGAGGAACAGCCGCTGCGCCGCGAGGTCGAGGCGGAGGCCCGCGACAACGTTGTCCGGCTCATGCCGCACGCCTCGCTCGTCCTGTGGAACGGCAACAACGAAAACCTGTGGGGCTTCCGCGACTGGGACTGGGAGGGGCCGCTCGCCGGTGACTCCTGGGGCGAGGGCTACTACCTCGGCCTGCTGCCCCGCGTCGTCGCCGAACTCGACCCCACCCGCCCGTACACCGCGGGCAGCCCCTGGTCCGGCTCCTGGGACCACCACCCCAACGACCCCGCCCACGGCACCCATCACTCCTGGGAGGTGTGGAACCGGCAGGACTACGCCGAGTACCGGGCGAGCGTGCCGCGCTTCGTCGCCGAGTTCGGCTGGCAGGCGCCACCCGCCTGGGCCACCCTGCGCCGCGCCCTGCTCGGCGAGGAACTCGCCCCCGACTCCCCGGGCATGCTCCACCACCAGAAGGCCGAGGAGGGGAACGACAAGCTGAACCGCGGCGTCGCCCGCCATTTCCCGCTGCCCGAGGGCGATTTCGACCGCTGGCACTACCTGACCCAGCTCGTGCAGGCCCGCGCCGTCGCCGCGGGCATCGAGCACTGGCGCGCCCACTGGCCGGTGTGCGCGGGAACCGTCGTCTGGCAGCTCAACGACTGCTGGCCGGTCACCTCCTGGTCCGCCATCGACGGCGACGGACGCCTCAAGCCGCTCCACCACGAACTGCGCCGCGTCTACGCCGACCGGCTCCTGACCCTCCAGCCGGGCGCCGACGGACTCGTGCTCGCCGCGGTCAACCAGTCCGCCCGACCCTGGCGTACGACGGTGACCCTGCGACGGCTGGACGCCGAGGGCGCCACGCTCGACGAGGCCGTCCTCGACGTGGCCGCGGGCGCCCGGTCCGTCGCCCGGCTCGCGGTGCCCGCGAGCCTCGTACCGGATGAGCGGTCCGCCAAGGAGTTCCTGGTCGCCGACGGCGGTGATGCCGGCGACGGTGAGGGAAGGCTGCGGGCCCTGCACTTCCCCGTGCCCGACAAGGACTTCGCGTACCCTCGGCCGCGCTACGACGTCGCCCTGGAACCGGTGCCAGGGCCGGGGGATAGAGTCGACGTCGTGGTGAGCGCCCATACCCTCGTCAGAGACCTCCTGCTCCAGCCCGACCGGCTCGGCCCGGCCGCCGCCTGCGACAGCGGTCGCCAGACCCTGCTGCCGGGTGAGCGGACCCGCATCCGGGTCCACGGCTGTGGCGCCGTCGGCATCCAGGACATCAGGGCCGCCCTCTTCTGCGTGGACGTGAGGTGA
- a CDS encoding extracellular solute-binding protein: MGKKKTLTGALLVAATLTVAGCGGGGAASGETAKSPADPADASGTIKVLTHRTDLVQNGTMDKYAAEFNKTYPKVKVEFEALTDYEGEVKIRMNTDDYGDVLMIPAAVAKNDYPKFFAPLGSAAELADTYRFSDKTTVGKKVYGIAQFGTANGFVYNKAVWRKAGVSEPPATPREFLAALKAVRAKTDALPYYTNFKDAWPLTAWSNNIGSVTCDAEATDKLAGAVSPWKRGGELHTIDSLLHDIVKGGLSEKDPSTTNWEASKGLIAEGKVATMQLGSWAITQLRDAAVKADTDPDDIGFMPFPVRKDGKHCAVLASDYQQAVNAHSSHKTAARAWIDWFTEKSGYSAKEGAVPTLRSAPMPSTLKDFVDNDVTFLERSEAKTGEVNTIDNAAEIGLNKPDYRQKLVDLARGAQQGSLDDYFADLDKRWNQAAGTAGS, encoded by the coding sequence ATGGGGAAGAAGAAGACGCTGACGGGAGCGCTTCTGGTCGCCGCGACGCTGACCGTCGCCGGGTGCGGTGGCGGAGGGGCGGCCTCCGGTGAGACGGCGAAGTCACCGGCCGATCCGGCCGACGCCTCGGGCACCATCAAGGTCCTCACCCACCGCACCGACCTCGTCCAGAACGGGACGATGGACAAGTACGCCGCCGAGTTCAACAAGACCTACCCCAAGGTGAAGGTCGAGTTCGAGGCCCTCACCGACTACGAGGGGGAGGTCAAGATCCGGATGAACACCGACGACTACGGCGACGTCCTGATGATCCCGGCCGCCGTGGCCAAGAACGACTACCCGAAGTTCTTCGCCCCGCTGGGCTCCGCCGCCGAACTGGCGGACACCTACCGCTTCAGCGACAAGACGACGGTCGGCAAGAAGGTCTACGGCATCGCCCAGTTCGGCACGGCCAACGGCTTCGTCTACAACAAGGCCGTCTGGAGGAAGGCCGGCGTCAGCGAGCCGCCGGCCACCCCGCGGGAGTTCCTCGCCGCCCTGAAGGCGGTCAGGGCGAAGACGGACGCCCTGCCGTACTACACGAACTTCAAGGACGCCTGGCCGCTGACCGCCTGGAGCAACAACATCGGCTCCGTCACCTGTGACGCCGAGGCCACGGACAAGCTCGCGGGCGCGGTCTCCCCCTGGAAGCGGGGCGGCGAGCTGCACACCATCGACTCGCTGCTCCACGACATCGTCAAGGGCGGCCTCTCGGAGAAGGACCCCAGCACCACCAACTGGGAGGCCTCCAAGGGGCTGATCGCCGAAGGAAAGGTCGCCACCATGCAGTTGGGCTCATGGGCGATCACCCAGCTGCGCGACGCGGCCGTGAAGGCCGACACCGACCCCGACGACATCGGCTTCATGCCCTTCCCCGTGCGGAAGGACGGCAAGCACTGTGCCGTCCTCGCCAGCGACTACCAGCAGGCGGTCAACGCCCACTCGTCGCACAAGACCGCCGCCCGTGCCTGGATCGACTGGTTCACCGAGAAGTCCGGCTACTCCGCGAAGGAGGGCGCCGTCCCGACCCTGAGGTCCGCTCCGATGCCGAGCACCCTGAAGGACTTTGTTGACAACGATGTCACCTTCCTGGAGCGCTCCGAGGCGAAGACCGGCGAGGTCAACACGATCGACAACGCCGCCGAGATCGGCCTCAACAAGCCCGACTACCGCCAAAAGCTCGTCGACCTCGCGCGGGGCGCCCAGCAGGGCAGCCTCGACGACTACTTCGCGGACCTCGACAAGCGGTGGAACCAGGCGGCCGGGACCGCCGGTTCCTGA
- a CDS encoding sugar ABC transporter permease: MTETTETPPVAPAKVPRAAVPPRTGRGGRLPRGLTPWLFLAVPLALLITFTYVPVGNMIFYSFTDWDGVSPDRRFTGVDNYEQIFTRPELFRVFFVSFYYLAASAVQIAIALYFATVLSFDLRFRNLFKGILFFPYLINGVAIGFVFLYFFQDGGTLDSVLSWFGAGSGHAWLGDPASANTSLAGVSVWRFTGLNFVLFLGAIQSIPAELYEAAQLDGATRRQQFRHIIAPSIRPVISLSVILAISGSLAVFEIPYIMTGGATGTTTFVIQTVKLAFQFNKTGLASAAAVVLLLIILLITWIQRRLVPDEKVDLV, from the coding sequence ATGACAGAGACGACCGAGACGCCCCCCGTGGCGCCGGCGAAAGTGCCACGCGCCGCCGTGCCGCCCCGCACGGGCAGGGGCGGCCGGCTGCCGCGCGGGCTCACACCGTGGCTCTTCCTGGCCGTCCCGCTGGCGCTGCTGATCACGTTCACCTATGTGCCCGTCGGGAACATGATCTTCTACAGCTTCACCGACTGGGACGGCGTCAGCCCCGACCGCCGCTTCACCGGCGTCGACAACTACGAGCAGATCTTCACCCGCCCCGAGCTGTTCCGCGTGTTCTTCGTCAGCTTCTACTACCTGGCCGCGTCGGCCGTGCAGATCGCGATCGCCCTGTATTTCGCCACGGTCCTCAGCTTCGACCTGCGCTTCCGCAACCTCTTCAAGGGGATCCTCTTCTTCCCCTACCTGATCAACGGCGTGGCCATCGGCTTCGTCTTCCTCTACTTCTTCCAGGACGGCGGCACGCTCGACTCGGTCCTGTCGTGGTTCGGCGCCGGCTCCGGCCACGCCTGGCTCGGCGACCCCGCCTCGGCGAACACCTCGCTGGCCGGGGTCTCCGTATGGCGTTTCACCGGGCTGAACTTCGTGCTGTTCCTCGGCGCCATCCAGTCGATCCCCGCCGAGCTCTACGAGGCGGCCCAGCTGGACGGGGCGACGCGCCGGCAGCAGTTCCGGCACATCATCGCGCCGAGCATCCGGCCGGTCATCAGCCTGAGCGTCATCCTGGCGATCTCCGGGTCACTCGCGGTCTTCGAGATCCCGTACATCATGACCGGCGGTGCGACCGGCACGACGACGTTCGTGATCCAGACGGTCAAGCTCGCCTTCCAGTTCAACAAGACCGGTCTGGCCTCGGCCGCCGCCGTCGTCCTGCTCCTCATCATCTTGCTGATCACCTGGATCCAGCGCCGCCTCGTGCCCGACGAGAAGGTGGACCTCGTATGA